The following are encoded together in the Salvelinus fontinalis isolate EN_2023a unplaced genomic scaffold, ASM2944872v1 scaffold_0437, whole genome shotgun sequence genome:
- the LOC129846055 gene encoding uncharacterized protein LOC129846055 isoform X1, translating into MADDSQNVNWEDHPDDQNKVVENMKDETETHETNKNRTGGKAKRKSSGRAKKTSVEEDSSIGAESSQTPGCGFRERGSIIEQLEKEAQRTLMPSLKIGTCCAPILLSFLRSLTDDQWRVIQHGMKNNLTFEQLSMLCLKIVKVVTQTALRILLPALARIMGVNLRSGATSPESQCSLTGSEDSLGSLDEREKRLLISEMNYWTKERRRNGSAGCRQKSTRRTSSSCWSPKRSQTSLQSLPATREAPLMEEPLKALFGVTEESLLISLVEGHSNPTSSSSSELSCAIVGEVVHQLNSGLSVAIQASSGSFPPMHSQDIATGKEVIRVASVQILAELQSKTSEPEWVGFIEPLMDPVTDDVLDAIVGTMDKMAQDFNILLDLAKKMTILGSKFLTNLQCDLDVECPSGKEETTHFLKETGSSTSVVARKLQTLSSPDFQSKALKAVSTILTRKVSSSSGMAPSSRASSAAPSLTEAPLNTSSTALTSVTSTATVIVKAFVGGMETIASFEGTCEAVDWPVPVNDHKTGSSQKITFSPARTLYGLIRAKLRDLLTLSAREEGVAKDASLQEYSDTLEKATVSTVEVQLPSTKLSRVPSESQTISALCLSNLDTSTQEVLSSVFSIYKSELSKVESKSLDVVSSSNESLEACWLVDGVLSELDDYSISQSSSPNEDLSVSTQCSQLSSEESVRITQSSTSLIQSIKKLSSNDFQTQAEEAVSKVLMRSSQSFITQISHTGLQKSPQAGLSSSSPSEIASMSSQNTASTLVETFVKGMVTIFQKNESTGTVLLERSGKVSQCSHGGSQLDDTELSVKISEEKLWSTAKTICVSMKNTLKDFFTGLKPSGSERTENASSKETLGEILVAIQSEISNLGRMKDSRELLQINDMVGTMLKEVEKSEDDSEEVCQDIPRTCSSLSTSLKGRSSLSSSSKGPRSECELEINLPGTPIPDEVPFDLTCPIVRSSCIDIRDSKMPEISTSDLKTKMMAHTDKPLHRNRPMTDSSRPPSAKASFRSSTPSFTSKGTSLVTKGDGINIEKKEVCIPSSSGHLRELLITLEISSATAFLLQYLMDSSKDDVMCLVTILVIRLLSKIRPSALDGPSQQAADMTETSQQLTRQVLSEFCAASRFSRTQAYSQNLHIHRVFRGVHKNLMEEFGSYNTLQAAISSQDPTFDRVLVKSLTQQLVQGCKEASRPASAATNPSDQAETERGAEQKARRSFLCFSMTKLRINFKRSKRGNKNDCHSVQEQTEIPSTDGHCIAPVGEVSPSISQPIKKRSLIVRVFSAMMKPFRRFTKKNL; encoded by the exons ATGGCTGACGACAGCCAG AACGTGAATTGGGAGGATCATCCGGATGACCAAAATAAAGTTGTGGAGAATATGAAGGACGAAACAGAGACACATGAGACCAACAAGAACAGGACAGGAGGCAAG GCTAAACGTAAGTCCAGTGGCCGTGCCAAGAAGACTTCCGTGGAGGAGGACAGCAGCATTGGTGCAG AGTCTTCTCAGACACCCGGGTGTGGTTTCCGGGAAAGGGGATCTATCATTGAGCAGCTGGAGAAGGAGGCTCAGAGGACTCTAATGCCTTCTCTCAAGATTGGGACATGCTGTGCCccaatcctcctctctttcctgagGAGTCTAACTGATGA CCAATGGAGAGTGATTCAGCATGGCATGAAAAATAAC CTGACATTCGAGCAGCTCTCCATGCTGTGTCTGAAGATTGTTAAGGTCGTGACCCAGACAGCCCTCCGCATTCTCCTACCAGCGTTAGCTCGTATCATGGGGGTGAACCTGAGGAGTGGGGCAACCTCCCCAGAATCCCAGTGCTCTCTGACAGGGTCTGAGGATTCCTTAGGCAgtctggatgagagagagaaaaggctgcTGATCAGTGAGATGAACTACTGGactaaggagaggaggaggaatggcagTGCAGGGTGCCGCCAAAAATCCACTCGCAGAACCTCATCATCATGCTGGTCGCCTAAGAG GTCCCAGACCTCATTGCAGAGCTTGCCTGCAACTAGAGAGGCTCCCCTCATGGAGGAGCCTCTGAAGGCTCTTTTTGGGGTAACGGAAGAGAGCCTCCTGATATCCCTGGTTGAGGGTCACTCCAACCccacctcctccagctcctccgagTTGAGCTGTGCTATCGTGGGGGAGGTAGTACACCAGCTTAACTCTGGCCTCTCAGTGGCCATTCAGGCCAGCTCGGGGAGTTTCCCCCCTATGCACAGTCAGGACATAGCAACAGGCAAGGAGGTCATTCGGGTAGCCTCGGTGCAGATCCTGGCCGAGCTACAGAGCAAAACGTCTGAGCCAGAGTGGGTAGGGTTTATCGAGCCCCTCATGGACCCTGTGACCGATGATGTGCTGGATGCCATTGTCGGCACAATGGACAAAATGGCACAGGACTTCAACATCCTCTTGGATCTGGCCAAGAAGATGACAATCTTGGGGTCTAAATTTCTGACCAATCTTCAATGTGACCTTGATGTTGAGTGTCCATCTGGGAAAGAAGAAACCACTCACTTTCTCAAAGAGACAGGATCCTCTACCAGTGTGGTGGCCAGAAAGCTTCAGACCCTCTCTAGCCCCGACTTTCAGTCTAAAGCCCTCAAGGCGGTGAGCACCATCCTTACAAGGAAAGTCAGCAGCTCTTCTGGCATGGCTCCTTCCTCACGGGCTTCTAGTGCTGCTCCTAGCCTTACTGAAGCACCCCTGAATACCAGCTCTACAGCCCTGACATCTGTAACCTCCACTGCCACAGTGATTGTTAAGGCATTTGTGGGAGGCATGGAGACGATAGCATCATTTGAAGGCACATGTGAAGCAGTTGATTGGCCAGTTCCTGTAAATGACCACAAAACAGGTTCTTCACAGAAGATAACCTTCTCTCCAGCCCGCACACTCTACGGCCTTATACGAGCAAAGCTGAGGGACCTTTTAACTCTATCCGCTCGAGAAGAAGGTGTGGCTAAGGATGCTTCTCTTCAGGAGTATTCAGACACCCTGGAAAAGGCAACTGTTTCAACTGTTGAGGTCCAGTTACCCAGCACCAAACTTAGTAGAGTTCCCAGTGAGAGCCAAACAAtatcagctctctgtctctccaatcTGGATACCAGTACTCAAGAAGTTCTTAGCAGTGTTTTTTCCATCTACAAGTCAGAGTTATCAAAAGTGGAGAGTAAATCCTTGGACGTTGTCAGTTCATCTAATGAGTCCCTAGAGGCTTGTTGGTTGGTTGATGGTGTCCTATCAGAGCTTGATGACTATAGTATTTCCCAGTCATCCTCACCCAATGAAGACTTGAGTGTGAGTACTCAATGTTCTCAACTGAGCTCAGAAGAGAGTGTCAGAATCACACAGTCCTCTACTAGTCTGATTCAGAGCATTAAGAAGCTCTCCAGCAATGACTTTCAGACTCAGGCAGAAGAGGCAGTGAGTAAAGTGCTGATGAGATCCAGTCAGTCCTTTATCACACAGATCAGCCATACTGGTCTTCAGAAAAGTCCGCAGGCTGGCTTATCATCTAGCTCGCCATCAGAGATTGCCTCCATGTCTTCTCAAAATACAGCCTCTACATTAGTGGAAACCTTTGTCAAAGGAATGGTGACTATTTTCCAGAAAAATGAGTCCACTGGCACTGTGCTACTGGAAAGAAGTGGGAAAGTTTCGCAGTGCTCCCACGGGGGCTCCCAACTGGATGACACTGAATTGAGTGTTAAAATATCAGAGGAGAAGCTTTGGTCAACAGCTAAGACCATCTGCGTCAGTATGAAGAACACACTTAAGGATTTCTTCACAGGGCTGAAGCCATCCGGATCCGAAAGGACAGAAAATGCTTCTTCCAAAGAGACCCTTGGGGAAATCCTGGTTGCTATCCAGAGTGAAATCTCAAACTTAGGGCGAATGAAGGATTCCAGGGAGCTCCTTCAGATCAACGATATGGTAGGAACTATGCTGAAGGAGGTTGAGAAAAGTGAGGATGACAGTGAAGAAGTCTGCCAAGACATCCCTAGAACCTGTTCATCTTTGTCCACTTCTTTAAAGGGTCGTAGTTCCTTGTCCAGCTCTTCAAAGGGTCCTAGGTCAGAGTGTGAGTTAGAGATCAACCTCCCTGGCACTCCCATCCCTGATGAAGTGCCTTTTGATCTGACCTGCCCCATAGTCAGGAGCTCCTGCATCGACATCAGGGACTCTAAAATGCCAGAGATTTCCACAAGTGACCTAAAGACAAAGATGATGGCACACACAGATAAACCCCTGCATCGTAACAGGCCAATGACTGACAGCAGCCGACCACCGAGTGCTAAAGCCTCTTTTCGATCATCCACTCCGTCTTTCACCAGCAAGGGAACCTCTTTGGTAACAAAGGGAGATGGGATTAACATTGAAAAGAAGGAGGTGTGCATCCCCAGCAGCTCTGGCCATCTGAGGGAGCTCTTAATCACCCTGGAAATCAGCAGTGCCACTGCATTCCTACTGCAGTACTTGATGGACTCCAGCAAAGATGATGTCATGTGTTTGGTCACCATACTGGTGATACGGTTGCTATCGAAGATCAGACCCTCAGCCCTAGATGGACCCTCCCAACAGGCAGCAGACATGACAGAAACATCTCAGCAACTCACCAGACAAGTCCTGTCTGAGTTCTGTGCTGCATCCAGATTCTCCAGGACACAGGCATATTCCCAGAACCTGCACATCCACAGGGTGTTCAGAGGTGTACATAAAAACCTCATGGAGGAGTTTGGCTCTTATAACACCCTGCAAGCAGCTATTTCCTCCCAGGACCCTACATTTGACAGAGTCCTGGTAAAGTCCTTGACCCAGCAGCTGGTACAGGGATGCAAGGAGGCGTCAAGACCAGCTTCTGCTGCAACAAACCCATCAGACCaggctgagacagagaggggggctgAGCAGAAAGCAAGAAGGAGCTTCCTTTGCTTTTCAATGACCAAACTCAGGATCAACTTCAAG CGTTCCAAGAGAGGAAACAAAAATGACTGCCATTCAGTCCAGGAACAGACTGAGATTCCCTCTACTGATGGACATTGCATAG ctccagttggagaggtttctccctccatatctcagcCTATCAAAAAACGATCCTTGATTGTCAGGGTCTTTTCAGCAATGATGAAGCCATTCAGGCGCTTCACCAAGAAGAACCTGTAA
- the LOC129846055 gene encoding uncharacterized protein LOC129846055 isoform X2 — protein MKDETETHETNKNRTGGKAKRKSSGRAKKTSVEEDSSIGAESSQTPGCGFRERGSIIEQLEKEAQRTLMPSLKIGTCCAPILLSFLRSLTDDQWRVIQHGMKNNLTFEQLSMLCLKIVKVVTQTALRILLPALARIMGVNLRSGATSPESQCSLTGSEDSLGSLDEREKRLLISEMNYWTKERRRNGSAGCRQKSTRRTSSSCWSPKRSQTSLQSLPATREAPLMEEPLKALFGVTEESLLISLVEGHSNPTSSSSSELSCAIVGEVVHQLNSGLSVAIQASSGSFPPMHSQDIATGKEVIRVASVQILAELQSKTSEPEWVGFIEPLMDPVTDDVLDAIVGTMDKMAQDFNILLDLAKKMTILGSKFLTNLQCDLDVECPSGKEETTHFLKETGSSTSVVARKLQTLSSPDFQSKALKAVSTILTRKVSSSSGMAPSSRASSAAPSLTEAPLNTSSTALTSVTSTATVIVKAFVGGMETIASFEGTCEAVDWPVPVNDHKTGSSQKITFSPARTLYGLIRAKLRDLLTLSAREEGVAKDASLQEYSDTLEKATVSTVEVQLPSTKLSRVPSESQTISALCLSNLDTSTQEVLSSVFSIYKSELSKVESKSLDVVSSSNESLEACWLVDGVLSELDDYSISQSSSPNEDLSVSTQCSQLSSEESVRITQSSTSLIQSIKKLSSNDFQTQAEEAVSKVLMRSSQSFITQISHTGLQKSPQAGLSSSSPSEIASMSSQNTASTLVETFVKGMVTIFQKNESTGTVLLERSGKVSQCSHGGSQLDDTELSVKISEEKLWSTAKTICVSMKNTLKDFFTGLKPSGSERTENASSKETLGEILVAIQSEISNLGRMKDSRELLQINDMVGTMLKEVEKSEDDSEEVCQDIPRTCSSLSTSLKGRSSLSSSSKGPRSECELEINLPGTPIPDEVPFDLTCPIVRSSCIDIRDSKMPEISTSDLKTKMMAHTDKPLHRNRPMTDSSRPPSAKASFRSSTPSFTSKGTSLVTKGDGINIEKKEVCIPSSSGHLRELLITLEISSATAFLLQYLMDSSKDDVMCLVTILVIRLLSKIRPSALDGPSQQAADMTETSQQLTRQVLSEFCAASRFSRTQAYSQNLHIHRVFRGVHKNLMEEFGSYNTLQAAISSQDPTFDRVLVKSLTQQLVQGCKEASRPASAATNPSDQAETERGAEQKARRSFLCFSMTKLRINFKRSKRGNKNDCHSVQEQTEIPSTDGHCIAPVGEVSPSISQPIKKRSLIVRVFSAMMKPFRRFTKKNL, from the exons ATGAAGGACGAAACAGAGACACATGAGACCAACAAGAACAGGACAGGAGGCAAG GCTAAACGTAAGTCCAGTGGCCGTGCCAAGAAGACTTCCGTGGAGGAGGACAGCAGCATTGGTGCAG AGTCTTCTCAGACACCCGGGTGTGGTTTCCGGGAAAGGGGATCTATCATTGAGCAGCTGGAGAAGGAGGCTCAGAGGACTCTAATGCCTTCTCTCAAGATTGGGACATGCTGTGCCccaatcctcctctctttcctgagGAGTCTAACTGATGA CCAATGGAGAGTGATTCAGCATGGCATGAAAAATAAC CTGACATTCGAGCAGCTCTCCATGCTGTGTCTGAAGATTGTTAAGGTCGTGACCCAGACAGCCCTCCGCATTCTCCTACCAGCGTTAGCTCGTATCATGGGGGTGAACCTGAGGAGTGGGGCAACCTCCCCAGAATCCCAGTGCTCTCTGACAGGGTCTGAGGATTCCTTAGGCAgtctggatgagagagagaaaaggctgcTGATCAGTGAGATGAACTACTGGactaaggagaggaggaggaatggcagTGCAGGGTGCCGCCAAAAATCCACTCGCAGAACCTCATCATCATGCTGGTCGCCTAAGAG GTCCCAGACCTCATTGCAGAGCTTGCCTGCAACTAGAGAGGCTCCCCTCATGGAGGAGCCTCTGAAGGCTCTTTTTGGGGTAACGGAAGAGAGCCTCCTGATATCCCTGGTTGAGGGTCACTCCAACCccacctcctccagctcctccgagTTGAGCTGTGCTATCGTGGGGGAGGTAGTACACCAGCTTAACTCTGGCCTCTCAGTGGCCATTCAGGCCAGCTCGGGGAGTTTCCCCCCTATGCACAGTCAGGACATAGCAACAGGCAAGGAGGTCATTCGGGTAGCCTCGGTGCAGATCCTGGCCGAGCTACAGAGCAAAACGTCTGAGCCAGAGTGGGTAGGGTTTATCGAGCCCCTCATGGACCCTGTGACCGATGATGTGCTGGATGCCATTGTCGGCACAATGGACAAAATGGCACAGGACTTCAACATCCTCTTGGATCTGGCCAAGAAGATGACAATCTTGGGGTCTAAATTTCTGACCAATCTTCAATGTGACCTTGATGTTGAGTGTCCATCTGGGAAAGAAGAAACCACTCACTTTCTCAAAGAGACAGGATCCTCTACCAGTGTGGTGGCCAGAAAGCTTCAGACCCTCTCTAGCCCCGACTTTCAGTCTAAAGCCCTCAAGGCGGTGAGCACCATCCTTACAAGGAAAGTCAGCAGCTCTTCTGGCATGGCTCCTTCCTCACGGGCTTCTAGTGCTGCTCCTAGCCTTACTGAAGCACCCCTGAATACCAGCTCTACAGCCCTGACATCTGTAACCTCCACTGCCACAGTGATTGTTAAGGCATTTGTGGGAGGCATGGAGACGATAGCATCATTTGAAGGCACATGTGAAGCAGTTGATTGGCCAGTTCCTGTAAATGACCACAAAACAGGTTCTTCACAGAAGATAACCTTCTCTCCAGCCCGCACACTCTACGGCCTTATACGAGCAAAGCTGAGGGACCTTTTAACTCTATCCGCTCGAGAAGAAGGTGTGGCTAAGGATGCTTCTCTTCAGGAGTATTCAGACACCCTGGAAAAGGCAACTGTTTCAACTGTTGAGGTCCAGTTACCCAGCACCAAACTTAGTAGAGTTCCCAGTGAGAGCCAAACAAtatcagctctctgtctctccaatcTGGATACCAGTACTCAAGAAGTTCTTAGCAGTGTTTTTTCCATCTACAAGTCAGAGTTATCAAAAGTGGAGAGTAAATCCTTGGACGTTGTCAGTTCATCTAATGAGTCCCTAGAGGCTTGTTGGTTGGTTGATGGTGTCCTATCAGAGCTTGATGACTATAGTATTTCCCAGTCATCCTCACCCAATGAAGACTTGAGTGTGAGTACTCAATGTTCTCAACTGAGCTCAGAAGAGAGTGTCAGAATCACACAGTCCTCTACTAGTCTGATTCAGAGCATTAAGAAGCTCTCCAGCAATGACTTTCAGACTCAGGCAGAAGAGGCAGTGAGTAAAGTGCTGATGAGATCCAGTCAGTCCTTTATCACACAGATCAGCCATACTGGTCTTCAGAAAAGTCCGCAGGCTGGCTTATCATCTAGCTCGCCATCAGAGATTGCCTCCATGTCTTCTCAAAATACAGCCTCTACATTAGTGGAAACCTTTGTCAAAGGAATGGTGACTATTTTCCAGAAAAATGAGTCCACTGGCACTGTGCTACTGGAAAGAAGTGGGAAAGTTTCGCAGTGCTCCCACGGGGGCTCCCAACTGGATGACACTGAATTGAGTGTTAAAATATCAGAGGAGAAGCTTTGGTCAACAGCTAAGACCATCTGCGTCAGTATGAAGAACACACTTAAGGATTTCTTCACAGGGCTGAAGCCATCCGGATCCGAAAGGACAGAAAATGCTTCTTCCAAAGAGACCCTTGGGGAAATCCTGGTTGCTATCCAGAGTGAAATCTCAAACTTAGGGCGAATGAAGGATTCCAGGGAGCTCCTTCAGATCAACGATATGGTAGGAACTATGCTGAAGGAGGTTGAGAAAAGTGAGGATGACAGTGAAGAAGTCTGCCAAGACATCCCTAGAACCTGTTCATCTTTGTCCACTTCTTTAAAGGGTCGTAGTTCCTTGTCCAGCTCTTCAAAGGGTCCTAGGTCAGAGTGTGAGTTAGAGATCAACCTCCCTGGCACTCCCATCCCTGATGAAGTGCCTTTTGATCTGACCTGCCCCATAGTCAGGAGCTCCTGCATCGACATCAGGGACTCTAAAATGCCAGAGATTTCCACAAGTGACCTAAAGACAAAGATGATGGCACACACAGATAAACCCCTGCATCGTAACAGGCCAATGACTGACAGCAGCCGACCACCGAGTGCTAAAGCCTCTTTTCGATCATCCACTCCGTCTTTCACCAGCAAGGGAACCTCTTTGGTAACAAAGGGAGATGGGATTAACATTGAAAAGAAGGAGGTGTGCATCCCCAGCAGCTCTGGCCATCTGAGGGAGCTCTTAATCACCCTGGAAATCAGCAGTGCCACTGCATTCCTACTGCAGTACTTGATGGACTCCAGCAAAGATGATGTCATGTGTTTGGTCACCATACTGGTGATACGGTTGCTATCGAAGATCAGACCCTCAGCCCTAGATGGACCCTCCCAACAGGCAGCAGACATGACAGAAACATCTCAGCAACTCACCAGACAAGTCCTGTCTGAGTTCTGTGCTGCATCCAGATTCTCCAGGACACAGGCATATTCCCAGAACCTGCACATCCACAGGGTGTTCAGAGGTGTACATAAAAACCTCATGGAGGAGTTTGGCTCTTATAACACCCTGCAAGCAGCTATTTCCTCCCAGGACCCTACATTTGACAGAGTCCTGGTAAAGTCCTTGACCCAGCAGCTGGTACAGGGATGCAAGGAGGCGTCAAGACCAGCTTCTGCTGCAACAAACCCATCAGACCaggctgagacagagaggggggctgAGCAGAAAGCAAGAAGGAGCTTCCTTTGCTTTTCAATGACCAAACTCAGGATCAACTTCAAG CGTTCCAAGAGAGGAAACAAAAATGACTGCCATTCAGTCCAGGAACAGACTGAGATTCCCTCTACTGATGGACATTGCATAG ctccagttggagaggtttctccctccatatctcagcCTATCAAAAAACGATCCTTGATTGTCAGGGTCTTTTCAGCAATGATGAAGCCATTCAGGCGCTTCACCAAGAAGAACCTGTAA